Proteins found in one Panicum hallii strain FIL2 chromosome 4, PHallii_v3.1, whole genome shotgun sequence genomic segment:
- the LOC112889740 gene encoding heme oxygenase 1, chloroplastic-like: MAFPGRLSAFPRQNKRIASLCPCGVPPVLDPSGSMTMAPAWLSVSRALSLDRAPTSCFRPEQPARPVVPAVLRRPGTVVVVSVAAARRRRPVVAAAAAATTAPAASGEERGKPSFVEEMRAVAMRLHSRDQSMHGEKEVPLEPPVATWDPTVEGFLRFLVDNKLVFETLEAIVGRAAVPWYAEFRNTGLERSEALEKDLEWFRQQGHTITEPSAAGIAYASFLEELSEKEPPAFTTHFYNFYFGHSAGGVIIGKKIAEKINLHKELEFYQWEGNLSQLQQNVRDKLNQVACGWSREERDRCLDEMEKSFICSVDLRRHMFT, encoded by the exons ATGGCATTCCCAGGCAGGCTCTCTGCTTTCCCGCGCCAGAACAAGAGGATAGCTAGCCTGTGTCCGTGTGGTGTCCCCCCGGTCCTTGATCCGTCCGGCAGCATGACCATGGCACCCGCATGGCTCTCCGTTTCCCGCGCCCTCTCCCTCGACCGCGCCCCCACGAGCTGCTTCCGCCCTGAACAACCAGCTCGCCCTGTGGTTCCTGCCGTGCTCCGGCGGCCAGGGACCGTCGTCGTCGTTTCTgtcgcggcggcgaggaggaggaggccggtcgtcgcggcggccgcggccgcgacgACGGCCCCTGCTGCGAGCGGGGAGGAGCGGGGGAAGCCATCGTTCGTTGAGGAGATGCGGGCGGTGGCCATGCGGCTGCACAGCAGGGACCAGTCCATGCACGGGGAGAAGGAGGTGCCCCTGGAGCCGCCCGTCGCCACGTGGGACCCCACCGTCGAGGGGTTCCTCCGCTTCCTCGTCGACAACAAACTCGTCTTCGAGACGCTCGAGGCCAtcgtcggccgcgccgccgtcccctgGT ATGCTGAGTTCCGGAACACCGGGCTGGAGAGGTCAGAGGCTCTCGAGAAGGATTTGGAATGGTTCAGGCAGCAGGGTCATACCATTACTGAGCCATCTGCTGCTGGCATTGCATACGCCTCCTTCCTTGAAGAGCTGTCCGAGAAGGAGCCCCCGGCATTTACAACTCACTTCTATAATTTTTACTTTGGCCATTCTGCTGGGGGCGTAATCATCGGCAAAAAG ATTGCTGAGAAGATCAATCTCCACAAGGAGCTGGAGTTCTACCAGTGGGAGGGTAATCTGTCGCAACTGCAGCAGAATGTCCGTGACAAGCTTAACCAAGTCGCATGC GGTTGGTCTCGGGAGGAGAGGGACAGATGCCTGGATGAGATGGAGAAATCATTTATCTGCTCAGTAGATCTCCGCCGCCACATGTTTACCTGA